The following are encoded in a window of Phaseolus vulgaris cultivar G19833 chromosome 3, P. vulgaris v2.0, whole genome shotgun sequence genomic DNA:
- the LOC137808284 gene encoding SUMO-conjugating enzyme SCE1-like, with product MSGGIARGRLTEERKSWRKNHPHGFVAKPETLPDGTVNLMVWHCTIPGKAGTDWEGGYFPLTLHFSEDYPSKPPKCKFPQSFFHPNVYPSGTVCLSILNEDSGWRPAITVKQILVGIQDLLDQPNPADPAQTEGYHLFIQDATEYKRRVRQQAKQYPPLL from the exons ATGTCTGGTGGTATAGCTCGTGGACGTCTCACCGAGGAGCGCAAGTCGTGGCGGAAGAACCATCCTCAT GGTTTTGTTGCGAAGCCGGAGACCCTTCCTGATGGAACCGTGAACTTGATGGTGTGGCATTGCACAATTCCTGGAAAGGCTGGG ACTGATTGGGAGGGTGGCTACTTCCCACTTACGCTGCACTTTAGTGAAGACTACCCTAGCAAGCCTCCAAAGTGTAAATTTCCACAAAGTTTCTTCCACCCAAATGTTTATCCTTCCGGGACTGTGTGCCTGTCTATACTTAACGAGGATAGT GGGTGGAGACCAGCCATAACAGTGAAGCAAATTCTTGTGGGCATCCAAGACTTGCTTGACCAGCCAAATCCTGCTGATCCTGCCCAGACAGAAGGCTATCATCTATTCATCCAG GATGCAACAGAGTACAAGAGAAGGGTCCGGCAGCAGGCAAAGCAATACCCACCTCTTCTCTAG